A region from the Melioribacteraceae bacterium 4301-Me genome encodes:
- the hpt gene encoding hypoxanthine phosphoribosyltransferase: MDSVNNNEKELWIGDEKFIPFLSEEEIQKRNAELGKEISNEYRSKLPIFIGVLNGSFIFMSDLMKNININCEIDFFKLSSYGDEKISSGRVRLVKELNADIRDRHIIIVEDIVDTGLSIKYIEELIMEHKPASMKVVTLLLKPDSLKYDVKIDYIGFKIPNKFVIGYGLDYAQKYRNLRSIYVLSE, translated from the coding sequence ATGGACAGCGTAAATAACAATGAAAAAGAATTATGGATTGGTGATGAGAAATTTATACCCTTTCTAAGCGAAGAAGAAATCCAAAAGAGAAATGCTGAATTAGGAAAAGAAATCTCTAATGAATATCGCTCAAAACTTCCTATATTTATAGGAGTATTGAACGGTTCTTTCATTTTTATGTCAGATTTAATGAAAAATATAAATATTAATTGTGAAATCGATTTTTTTAAACTTTCTAGTTATGGAGATGAAAAAATTTCATCCGGACGTGTAAGACTAGTTAAAGAATTAAACGCAGATATTAGAGATAGACACATTATAATTGTTGAGGATATCGTAGACACTGGTTTATCAATAAAATATATTGAAGAATTAATTATGGAACATAAACCAGCAAGCATGAAAGTGGTTACTTTACTTCTTAAACCTGATAGTCTAAAATATGATGTTAAAATTGATTATATTGGTTTTAAGATTCCAAATAAATTTGTAATCGGCTATGGACTTGATTACGCTCAAAAATATCGGAATTTAAGATCAATTTATGTATTAAGTGAATAA
- the tilS gene encoding tRNA lysidine(34) synthetase TilS: MKSIEQKVLKFIDDNCLIEKGDSILIALSGGPDSIFSLFFLNKYKKKFNVKLAAFHVNHKLRGKEADNDEEFCKKICSDLSIQFSSVKVNVRAYAKKNKISVEQAARKLRYDSLQKYADKHGFNKILTAHNLDDNAETILLNLFSGTGINGIAGIPIKRENIIRPVLCLSKKEIIQYLDKHKINYRIDSTNITDDYKRNFIRNNIVPLIKSKINSSFESALFRSSKIVEENLKLFETLVQRIIDKFIVIKKNEISIYLKILDEIDKEHLGQILKKIFTEKLKIEFSYKVHVALISLIEKQTGKKINLSNNYIALRERDKILIYKNQEKDKQQQILKIGQSVNFNGKEIHLEETKNFNGDFSSNGKVEFISGDKIEENFVLRCWKAGDKFIPLGMKNLKKVSDFLNEQKIPAKEKKTWPVLVNRNNIVWVVGLRIDDRYKIDSKTKKIIKLWTA, translated from the coding sequence ATGAAGTCTATAGAACAAAAAGTATTAAAGTTTATTGATGATAATTGCCTAATAGAAAAGGGTGATTCAATTTTGATTGCACTTAGCGGCGGACCAGATTCTATTTTTTCACTTTTTTTCCTAAACAAGTACAAAAAAAAATTTAATGTAAAGCTTGCCGCTTTTCATGTTAATCATAAATTGAGAGGGAAAGAGGCTGATAACGACGAGGAATTTTGCAAAAAAATTTGCAGTGATTTATCTATACAATTTTCATCTGTTAAAGTTAACGTTCGCGCTTACGCAAAGAAAAACAAAATATCTGTTGAGCAAGCCGCAAGAAAATTACGTTACGATAGCCTGCAAAAGTATGCTGATAAACACGGCTTTAATAAAATTCTTACCGCTCATAATCTCGATGACAATGCTGAAACTATCCTATTAAATTTATTTTCTGGCACAGGTATAAACGGAATTGCTGGTATTCCTATTAAAAGAGAAAATATAATTAGACCAGTCTTATGCTTAAGCAAAAAGGAAATTATCCAGTATTTGGACAAACATAAAATTAATTATAGAATAGACAGTACAAATATCACGGACGACTACAAAAGAAATTTTATCAGAAATAATATCGTTCCATTAATTAAAAGCAAAATTAATAGCTCATTTGAAAGTGCATTATTCAGAAGCAGTAAAATAGTAGAAGAAAACCTTAAACTTTTTGAAACACTCGTTCAAAGAATAATTGATAAATTTATCGTTATAAAAAAGAATGAAATTTCGATTTACTTAAAAATATTGGATGAGATTGATAAAGAACACTTGGGCCAAATTCTAAAAAAAATTTTTACAGAAAAACTAAAAATAGAATTCTCATACAAAGTTCATGTTGCATTAATTTCTTTAATTGAAAAACAAACAGGCAAAAAAATTAATTTGAGCAACAACTATATAGCCCTTAGAGAAAGAGATAAAATTTTAATCTATAAGAATCAAGAAAAAGATAAGCAGCAACAAATATTAAAAATAGGACAATCTGTTAATTTTAATGGCAAAGAAATCCATTTAGAAGAAACTAAAAATTTTAATGGTGATTTTTCTTCTAACGGTAAAGTAGAGTTTATTTCGGGCGATAAAATTGAAGAAAATTTTGTTTTGCGCTGTTGGAAGGCGGGAGATAAATTCATTCCATTAGGAATGAAAAATCTTAAAAAAGTATCTGACTTTCTTAACGAACAAAAAATCCCTGCAAAAGAAAAAAAAACATGGCCTGTGCTTGTTAATAGGAACAACATAGTATGGGTGGTTGGTTTAAGAATAGACGATAGGTACAAGATTGATTCAAAAACTAAAAAGATAATAAAACTATGGACAGCGTAA
- the greA gene encoding transcription elongation factor GreA translates to MSNFVYLSKERMHELEKELAELKNNGRKKMAERIAEARSHGDLSENAEYDAAKEEQGLLELKISKLEDILSRARLVDLSAMPKDQSHILSTLEVLNLNNKKKFRYTLVSPEEADLEKGKISISSPVGQALMGVKVGQTVEAKVPAGIIRFEILSIE, encoded by the coding sequence GTGAGCAACTTTGTATATCTAAGCAAGGAAAGAATGCACGAATTGGAAAAAGAATTGGCAGAACTAAAAAACAACGGCAGGAAAAAAATGGCAGAGAGAATTGCAGAGGCTCGTTCTCATGGCGACCTCTCGGAAAATGCAGAATACGACGCAGCAAAAGAGGAACAGGGTTTACTCGAACTGAAAATTAGTAAACTGGAAGACATCCTTTCTAGGGCACGTCTTGTAGATTTATCAGCCATGCCAAAAGACCAGTCCCACATTCTCTCTACTCTTGAAGTGCTAAATTTGAACAATAAGAAAAAATTTAGATACACATTAGTTTCTCCAGAAGAAGCTGACCTCGAAAAAGGAAAAATTTCCATATCATCACCGGTCGGACAAGCATTGATGGGTGTTAAAGTGGGACAAACTGTAGAAGCCAAAGTGCCAGCGGGTATAATTAGATTTGAGATTTTGTCAATTGAATAA
- a CDS encoding acyl-CoA dehydrogenase, protein MNFDFTEEQLMIQQTAREFAESEIAPSAVERDKNGEFPKEIVKKLGELGFMGMMVSPEWDGAGLDTVSYVLAMIEISKVDASVGVIMSVNNSLVCFGIEKYGSDYIKNKYLRPLAKGEKLGAFALSEPEAGSDATQQHTLAHKNGSKWVINGIKNWITNGTTADYFLVMAQTDREKAHHGITTFLVEKGTPGFAHGIKEDKLGIRSSDTSSLTFENCEVPEENIIWEVGKGFNFAMETLNGGRIGIAAQAVGIAEASLEAAKKYSKERKAFGTQIANHQAIQFKLADMALKVEAAKLLTLQAAALKDAGKKFVKEAAMAKLFASQIAVECALEAIQIHGGYGYVREYLVERFLRDAKITEIYEGTSEIQRIIIARELLKD, encoded by the coding sequence ATGAATTTTGATTTTACAGAAGAACAACTGATGATTCAGCAAACCGCGAGAGAATTTGCGGAATCCGAAATAGCGCCTTCAGCAGTTGAAAGAGACAAAAACGGAGAGTTCCCTAAGGAAATAGTAAAGAAATTAGGTGAACTTGGCTTTATGGGGATGATGGTTTCACCGGAATGGGATGGAGCCGGCTTGGATACTGTTTCTTATGTGCTTGCAATGATTGAAATAAGTAAAGTTGATGCTAGCGTAGGAGTAATAATGTCGGTTAATAACTCACTTGTTTGTTTTGGCATTGAAAAATATGGCAGCGATTATATCAAAAACAAATACTTGAGACCATTAGCTAAAGGTGAAAAGTTAGGTGCATTCGCACTTTCTGAACCTGAAGCCGGCAGCGATGCAACTCAACAACACACTTTAGCCCATAAAAACGGGAGTAAATGGGTTATTAATGGTATAAAAAATTGGATAACTAATGGTACAACTGCTGATTATTTTTTAGTTATGGCTCAGACTGACAGAGAAAAAGCACATCACGGTATAACAACATTTTTGGTTGAAAAGGGTACGCCTGGATTTGCTCATGGCATAAAGGAAGATAAACTAGGAATTAGAAGTTCTGATACCAGTTCATTAACTTTTGAAAATTGTGAAGTGCCTGAGGAAAATATAATTTGGGAAGTTGGGAAAGGTTTTAACTTTGCAATGGAAACATTAAACGGTGGAAGAATTGGTATAGCCGCTCAAGCAGTGGGCATTGCCGAAGCTTCTTTGGAAGCAGCTAAAAAATATTCTAAAGAACGTAAAGCATTTGGTACTCAAATAGCTAATCATCAAGCAATTCAATTTAAACTTGCTGATATGGCACTTAAAGTTGAAGCCGCAAAATTACTTACACTTCAAGCAGCAGCATTAAAAGATGCGGGTAAAAAATTTGTTAAAGAAGCTGCTATGGCTAAATTGTTCGCTTCTCAGATAGCCGTTGAATGTGCTCTTGAAGCTATTCAAATTCATGGCGGCTATGGTTATGTTAGAGAGTACCTTGTGGAAAGATTCCTCCGCGATGCTAAAATAACTGAAATTTATGAAGGTACATCAGAAATACAAAGAATTATAATAGCACGAGAATTGTTAAAAGATTAA
- the yidD gene encoding membrane protein insertion efficiency factor YidD encodes MKIFILFFSLAAAVYSQTDWVRWSGKEISYEIKNDIGKNYSIDYSNLETKLISAAKNIYYFLISDLDGDNCPFYPTCSNFFVASVKSTNLLQGLLMFVDRFTRDVNPVKGTNHYPYYITGKLYDPVYNYTLDFSKIKYQPGGIIIDEFSENR; translated from the coding sequence ATGAAAATTTTTATTTTGTTTTTTTCTCTTGCAGCTGCTGTTTATTCTCAGACAGACTGGGTAAGATGGAGCGGTAAAGAAATCTCTTATGAAATTAAAAATGATATTGGGAAAAATTATTCTATTGACTATTCAAATCTTGAGACGAAATTAATAAGTGCTGCAAAAAATATTTATTACTTCTTAATTTCTGATTTAGATGGCGATAACTGTCCATTTTACCCCACCTGTTCTAATTTTTTTGTTGCTTCCGTTAAAAGTACAAATCTGCTTCAGGGACTACTGATGTTTGTAGATAGATTTACCCGTGATGTTAATCCTGTTAAGGGAACAAATCATTACCCTTATTATATTACAGGAAAACTTTATGACCCTGTTTATAACTATACACTTGATTTTAGTAAAATAAAATATCAACCAGGTGGAATTATTATTGATGAATTTTCTGAAAATAGATAA
- a CDS encoding tetratricopeptide repeat protein has product MNRLKFANYLFSQSDYLRAAEEYRAFLKEESNDTARFKLAESLLNISRFSEAADHFKEIFFNRDLGDYAKLEFYRSLFLSRNYSFFRQTVNQENYLPEKFLLEVKRLGAISYFFDNISLPDSTAFLQYFISDSVKSKIKDFYLRKKFPSYKSPLKASLLSAVLPGSGKIYSGQISDGITAFVATSILTFLAIDNFNASHRFRGWLFSGLALLSYAGNIYGSAASAQLYNAEIRFNLDKEIKLYFEKRNYFLPSIDFIK; this is encoded by the coding sequence TTGAATAGATTGAAATTTGCCAACTATCTCTTTTCTCAATCAGATTATTTAAGAGCAGCTGAAGAATATCGTGCCTTTCTTAAAGAGGAGTCAAACGATACGGCAAGATTTAAACTTGCTGAATCCTTATTAAATATTTCTCGTTTTAGTGAAGCAGCCGATCATTTTAAAGAAATTTTTTTTAATAGAGATTTAGGAGACTATGCTAAATTAGAATTTTATCGCTCATTGTTTTTAAGCAGAAATTATTCTTTTTTTAGACAAACTGTTAATCAGGAAAATTATTTGCCTGAAAAATTTTTATTAGAAGTAAAAAGATTAGGTGCAATTTCTTATTTTTTTGATAATATCTCGTTGCCCGACAGTACTGCCTTTTTACAGTATTTTATTAGTGACTCTGTTAAATCAAAAATAAAAGATTTTTATTTGCGGAAAAAATTTCCATCTTATAAAAGTCCCTTAAAAGCCTCTCTTTTATCAGCGGTTTTGCCAGGTTCAGGGAAAATTTATTCAGGTCAAATTAGTGATGGCATTACAGCATTTGTAGCAACAAGTATATTGACATTTTTAGCAATAGATAATTTTAATGCATCGCATAGATTTCGGGGCTGGCTTTTTAGTGGTCTTGCTCTGCTTAGCTATGCGGGAAACATTTATGGTTCGGCTGCTTCGGCTCAACTTTATAATGCAGAAATTAGGTTCAATCTCGATAAAGAAATAAAGTTGTATTTTGAAAAACGAAACTATTTTTTGCCATCAATTGATTTTATTAAATAA
- a CDS encoding ACT domain-containing protein, with amino-acid sequence MKLKEEEIRKITLDTIAELGEDATPELVKQKVREKIEKLADNNISFSKPDTSSGRVILTAFGLNKPGIVAAITKSIAESNCDIQDLSQKLMGDFFTMIMIVDLSTSPKDLKALQEEMAKVADELKIKIYLQHEDVFKYMHRI; translated from the coding sequence ATGAAGTTAAAAGAAGAAGAAATTAGAAAAATTACGCTCGATACTATTGCCGAATTAGGAGAGGATGCAACCCCAGAATTAGTAAAACAAAAAGTTAGAGAAAAAATTGAAAAACTTGCTGATAACAATATTTCTTTTTCTAAGCCTGATACTTCCTCTGGCCGAGTAATTTTAACTGCATTTGGCTTAAATAAACCAGGCATTGTTGCCGCTATTACAAAATCAATTGCTGAGTCCAACTGCGATATTCAGGATCTTTCACAAAAATTAATGGGTGATTTTTTTACAATGATTATGATAGTAGACCTTTCTACCTCGCCGAAAGATTTGAAAGCCTTGCAAGAAGAAATGGCTAAAGTTGCAGATGAATTAAAAATAAAAATTTATCTGCAACATGAAGATGTTTTTAAATATATGCACCGAATCTAA
- a CDS encoding PFL family protein → MPYEFEEIIETIRMTEIEHFDIRTVTLGISLRDCYDRNIEIAKQKIYDKILKYGKNHVKLAKEVESQFGISIANRRISVTPISIPFDSFGYYEFIEIAKIMDKAAEEIGIDYIAGFSALVQKGMTNGERELIKSIPDAISSTKRVCSSVNVASTKAGINMDAVLMMADVIKSTAEKTKENDSIGCAKLVVFANAVEDNPFVAGAFHGVSEPEVALNVGISGPGVVLDAIREAGKVDLQMLSEVIKKTIFKITRAGELIGRKLAEKLNVSFGIVDISLAPTPAEGDSIAEILKAMGVEDVGAPGTTAALAMLNDSVKKAGLMASSSVGGMSGAFIPVSEDAGMIKAAQLGHLTIEKLEAMTAVCSVGLDMIAVPGDTSSATIAGIIADECAIGVINDKTTAVRIIPAFGKKVGDFVDYGGLLGKAPIMKVSQLSCNNFVGRGGRIPAPSRSLTN, encoded by the coding sequence ATGCCTTACGAATTTGAAGAAATAATTGAAACAATTCGAATGACCGAAATTGAACATTTCGATATTCGAACTGTTACATTAGGTATTAGTCTGCGTGATTGTTATGATAGAAATATTGAAATAGCAAAACAAAAAATTTATGATAAGATTTTGAAATATGGTAAGAATCACGTTAAACTTGCAAAAGAAGTAGAATCGCAATTTGGAATTTCAATTGCTAATAGGAGAATATCTGTTACACCAATTTCAATTCCTTTTGATTCGTTTGGTTATTATGAATTTATTGAAATAGCTAAAATTATGGATAAAGCTGCTGAAGAAATTGGGATTGATTATATCGCTGGCTTTTCGGCATTGGTTCAAAAAGGCATGACAAACGGAGAACGAGAATTGATTAAATCAATTCCCGATGCCATTTCTTCAACTAAAAGAGTTTGCTCAAGCGTTAACGTTGCATCTACTAAAGCTGGTATTAACATGGATGCGGTTCTAATGATGGCAGATGTTATTAAATCCACCGCAGAAAAAACAAAAGAAAATGACTCTATCGGCTGTGCTAAACTTGTTGTTTTTGCAAATGCTGTGGAAGATAACCCCTTTGTTGCCGGTGCTTTTCATGGGGTAAGTGAACCAGAGGTTGCGCTAAATGTTGGTATTAGTGGCCCTGGTGTAGTCTTAGATGCAATTAGAGAAGCTGGTAAGGTCGACCTTCAAATGCTTTCAGAAGTAATTAAAAAAACTATTTTCAAAATTACACGAGCTGGTGAACTAATCGGAAGAAAATTAGCTGAAAAGCTAAATGTAAGTTTTGGAATAGTCGATATTTCTTTAGCTCCAACTCCAGCAGAAGGAGATAGTATTGCGGAAATATTAAAAGCAATGGGAGTCGAAGATGTAGGAGCACCTGGCACCACTGCTGCTCTTGCGATGTTGAACGACTCTGTAAAAAAAGCTGGATTGATGGCAAGTTCTTCTGTCGGCGGCATGAGCGGCGCTTTTATCCCTGTAAGCGAAGATGCCGGCATGATTAAAGCTGCACAATTAGGCCATTTGACAATTGAAAAACTTGAAGCTATGACCGCTGTATGCTCGGTGGGACTGGATATGATTGCTGTTCCAGGTGATACATCATCTGCTACTATAGCTGGAATTATAGCTGATGAATGTGCTATCGGCGTGATAAATGATAAGACTACCGCCGTAAGAATAATACCGGCTTTTGGTAAAAAAGTCGGTGATTTCGTTGACTATGGCGGACTGCTAGGCAAAGCGCCTATAATGAAAGTGAGCCAACTTAGTTGTAATAACTTTGTTGGAAGAGGCGGCAGAATTCCTGCACCCTCGAGAAGTTTAACAAATTGA